Part of the Urocitellus parryii isolate mUroPar1 chromosome 2, mUroPar1.hap1, whole genome shotgun sequence genome, ACACGGGGAGCATCCTAAACATCacatacctcagcctcctgagaagtgGCAACAATAATAGTATCCACCCAGAGAACAGCTTTAGAGATGAAGTGACTCTGTGGTCATAAGGACTCGAAGAGTGCTGCAGGCCTGGTCAGAAGCCTTGAGGGTCAGGCTTCGCGGCTGTCACCGCCCGTGTGCTATAGGCTGTAAGCAAGCCTCAGTGCAGCCTGGCTGAAGAGCATGTGGGTGGACAACTTGCTCCACTAGGGATCAGCGAGGCAGCTTGAAAGGGGAGGTCCTGGGTGAGACCTGGAGGACCAGCACCCAGGGGGGTGGCAGGTAGGAGAGAAGACGAGGATCCAAAATAGGTGTCAAAGCCGAGCAGCAAGAGGGCAAGTTCATGGAACTGAACACCTTTCCTCGTGGTGGACAGCAGATTGAGAGGGAGTtggtggctggtggctggaaAGGTGAGAGACCAGTCCACACAGTCCTATGGAGGAATGGAAAGGGTTTGGACATGGTCTCTCGGGGATGGGAAGGCtctgaagggagggaaggggcaggatGGGCTTGGCATTTAAGATCCCAGCCCCACCTGCCGTCTGTGGAACAGAAGTAGATGGTCAGGAGAAGGTGGCTGCGGAGCCAGGCCTGTGGTAGGATAGGGGGAGCTAAGGACTGACTGAGGGTAGGTGTGGGAGGCAGAATCAGCCCCTGCGAGAATAACAGACTAGGtgtgggaagaaaggagaggaaaggcaAAGAAACTCTGAAGCCCCCGCTCCTGGCTTCAATGATGGGGTGAACGAAGAGCTGCTGGCTGGCCAGGAGGGGAACCTCAGAAGAAGAGCAAACTTGGGAAAGAAGATGAGGAATTCAGTCACTGACACAGTGAGCTTGAAGGGCTTATTTGGACTCATCAATCAAACTGTAGATGTCTGAAGGCAAGATGTGGCCCAGGGACCTGGTGTCACCAAGGCAAGGATGATTGCCCAGCCACCCAGAGGTCCCAGGGGGGCTTTCACAGCTCATTCAGGAGCAGGCTCCTCATCCCAGATGGGTCAACTTCAGAGAGGCTGCCTTGCCACGATGACTTTCAAAGTTCAAGTGTGAAGCTGATGTGTGCATAAGTGCCAGCACCTTAACTCCATTTAGTTATAACCTAACTGACCCCTGTGCTCTGGGCAGAGTGTGTTCCCCATCCAGGAAAACACATGGGAAGCTGCACACACAGCAAAAGGCAGAGGCTGGTGTGCAAGTAGAGACAGGGCCACCTGCCTCCATCTTTACAAGGGGTTCAGTTTCCCTGCCCTCGTGTGTCCTGGACGAGGCTGGGCCCACTCGAGGTTTGCCTCCCTCACTCATGCCTCTGAACCGCCTTCACCAATCCCCAGCTCATGCCTTGGGAATGTTGGAAGGACCAGGGTGGCACAGTATAGTGGAGATGACAGAGGACAGCAACCAGGAGTCCAGGCAGGGTGGGGGCCATAGGaggcagggctgtggctcaggagaGTAGCAAAGAATTGAAAAGACAGAACACATTACTGTCCAAATAGCAAGACAAATACACTGAGCTCTCAGATGTCTAAAATGCGTTGAATTGCTTCCAGTAACTTCCTTTTTACTATAAAGCTTCACAGTTGTCCTAAGCATTTGATTTTTACATTGACATCCACTCCAAGGGAACCAGTTAGAATCATTTACCTGCTGGTGGGAGAAAAGTGGGTATCAGCAGGCCTGTGAATCCAACCAGGTGCTACTATAAGCCTTTCTTAAAACAGCGTCAAGGTCAACGTTAGGAAGAAGTGAGCACTTCAGCAGAATGTCTTGTGAGTGCCAGGTGACCCTGCTTTACTGACCCTTCCCCCACTTGCTTCCCTCCTCCAGGTATCAGCGGAGGGTCGCCCTGTACATTGCAGCCTTCTATGGCTATGCCGAGCTCACTGAGTGGGCCCTGAAGCAGGGTGCGCGGCCCCACGAGGCAGTGGGTGCCCACCCCTATCGAGCATGGTGCCACGAAGCCCTCCACGCAGATGTCTCCAAGTGCCCCATTCATGCAGCTGCAGAAGCAGGCCAACTGCTGGTTCTGAAGACCTTTGTCCACTGCAGTGTCCTGTGCCTGGAATGCAAAGACCCAGCAGGACAAACCCCCCTGGCCATCGCGTCCAAACACAGGCATAAAGACTGTGTGTTGTATCTGCTGAATAAAATGTGGTCCACGGTCTCGTTTCTGAAGATTTCTGTCCCAATGAGGATTTATATTAAGATAAAACAATGGATCCTCAGAGCTCAGAGTCACAGCCTTCGCAGGAGCCAGCTGTGCAGAGCCGGCGTCCGTGGGGCGAAAGTTGGAGATATTGTGATGGTGGATGGTTTCACCCAACCCAAAATGACCTCCAAGAGCTGGCATAAGGCTGGGAACCAGGACTCACAAGGCAACTCCAGCAAGCTACCGCCTCTCAGAGGACATGCTACAAGCAGGAAGCCTGGGGACTCTGTGGCAGTTCCACAAAGGGATGCGGGAGATGGGCCCCTAGTGTTGCCTCCACTGGTCGATGCGGATGCATTCTCTGAGTTGCAGAGACATCAACAGCAAAGTCAGATTAAAATTACCTCCACAGCTTGGAGGAAAGAAGGGCGCATGAAAAATGCCTACCTCCCCCAAGTGCCCCTCCCCCCCTTTTCAAGAGCGGGGTGCTCGCTCCCCTGTTACTCCACAGCACGCAGTGAGGACGTTTTACTGAAGTCCTGCTTCGCATCTTTCCAGCAGCACAGTGGGAGGACTCCCAGGGAGAACGCCATCTACTGCTTGGCTGTGGCCAGGTAACGTTTCCTCTGTGAACACACAAGGGCAGGCCTTTGATAAGGCAGGTATAGTGCAGAGGACGTTGGTAAAGCCTCCTGTGCCACATGCAGTACTAACATAAATCGCTTCAATGCAGCCATACCCAGCCCCAGGTCCTCATCTTAGCCTGTGTCTAGGACACGGTGAACTGAAGTCACCGCCTAGTCCAATGTGTGAATGCATCTCCGTGCACGAGTGGGTTCTTTGTCTTGCAAAATTGAAGAATGAAATGCACAGACATAAGAGAGCACAGTATGCTTTATCAGagcaatagaaagaaagaagagcttCAGAGAGACAGAGGGATCCCAAGACAGGGCTGCCAATGTGTGCCTGTTGTCTTGGGGGTTTTATGGGCTTGATCTATCCCTATAGGTGATGGGTGAGATATAGGATTTGGAAAGGGTCCAATTGACActctttattttgtcttcttcaaCAAATCTGTGGAGAGTAGTTTCAAACTTTTATTGACATAAGGTGGGGATGAGGGGTTTTAGGCACAACAGAAAGTGCTTTAGAGGAGCTTTTGTGGTTGGCCATTGCCAGGAGTAGGGGTAGGGGTAACTAAGCAGGAGCTTTGTGGTTGAGGCTGTCAGGGGCAAATGATGGGTGTGCTCCAGACCCGAcatctcctttccttctcctctgagACCCCATCTTGGCTGCCTAGGGGTAGCCCATCTTGCTGCCCCACAATCTGTAAATGCTTTCCTCCTCAACCATTCAAGAGTCAAAGAGACACACGAAAAGCAAGGTGTctcagggcacagtggcactttcctgtcatcccagcaacttgggaggcagaggcagggggcttggcaacttagggaaaccctgtctcaaagtaagaaattacaaagggccaggaatgtagctcagtggaagagcagtgctgggtttaatccctagaacccaaagaaaaagatcaTAGTATCACTTAGATCAGTTGCTggtgcttatttcttttttgaagctGATGAGAAATTGTTAGTTATTgttgaggaaaataaataaacttgaaataTAGGATGGAGACATCAAAGGTGTCATGAAAGACTAGATGATAATGAAAGTGGAAGAAAGgaactatttaaaaacaaattgaacCACGAAAAGTTGAGTTGAGGGCAGGAGATATAGTTCCATGGTGGAGTGCTTACACCTAGCATGCAGAggcctggttcaatccccagggaaggaagtaaggaaggaagaaaggaaggaaggaaggaaggaaggaaggaaggaaggaaggaaggaaggaagggagggagggagggagggaaggagggaggaggggaaaattTGGGTCATTAGAGTTCACTGAAAACAGAAGTCTTAGATTAGATCTTTGGTCCTACCTATTACTTATGAGGTATTATTGGATGCAGATATTAGAGAAGTATAGGTTTATGGCTTTTCCCCTTAATCAATGCAAtgagaaggaaatggaagagaaaggCCAGTGCGCCTTTCGGAGTTGGTCTTGTCGGTCCGCTGGCCTTCCTTCAGCTAGGTGTTGCCACCTAGTGGTGAGAGTTACTTGGGCTGGAAAATGCACAAGATCCAACCTGTTGAGGTTGACAGTAAAAGAAGACTTAATCAACAGCTTCAGTTTGTGAGATATCTCTGCCATCTAAAATCCTAGAAAACTACGAGGAAAttaattaatacaaaaaaatcatatagCCTGTCTTAAAATCAAGATGtaaaacacaagaaaagaaaaatggatttatTGCATGTTGAAATGAGTTTATTTTGCAAACATTCAGTAAGTGTTTATATGGCCTGGTGCAGGGTAGGCATAACAGAAACATGTACGAGTATGTTTTTTCTTcgtttctgtggtgctgaggatcacaaccggggccttgtgcatgcaaggcaagcactccaccacagaGCTACCTCCTCGGCCCCAGAAGTATGTGCTTTTGAGGCAAGTGTGTATAGGTTCAGCTGAGAGAGTCTGCCAGGGTGTACTGTGCAGAGTGTTTCCTGAGGGAGGAGGACGTTGAGTAATAAAATAGACCATAAAGTGCACAAGGAACACTGATCTCCCAGGTATGgcttgttgaatttttatttaatttttatttttatttcatactggggattgagctcaggggcactcaacattgagccacatccccagccctattttgtattttatttagacagggtctcactgagttgcttagtgcctcgcctttgctgaggctggctttgaactcacaatcctcttgtctcagcctccccagccactgggattacaggcttctgCCACCACTCCTGATGGCTTGTTGAAGTTTTACATTTGCACGTGTCCATGTAACCCCCTCCCCAGACAAGATGTAAGTTATTTCCAGCATTCTGAAAATTTCCTTCATGCCCCTTTTCCCGTCAATAATCCCTCTCAGATATTTAAAGACATTTGAATAAAAGTTGATTTCTCCATgtttataaatgtacatatatgctGTTTAATTGAATCCAATTAAgggaatattcttttttctatctttacACACATTAGTGTGAATACTTCTTCAAGTCTGGAGACACTGTAGTTTAGTGGAAAGCAATCAGGCTAATTACATCCAATGAGCATAAGCTCTTTCAAGgaagattttgtttccttttgtgtaaaaaagtttggaaaatataataattcctCCCAGATAGAGCCATTATTTTGATCTCTATGATTGACAATTAGTTTAGTCTGTTCTTGAACTTCATATGAAGTTCATCATATGGTATgatttttaggtctttttttgCATACCAGTATTGCCTGTGAAATTCATTACTATTtgtgaatatgatttttttcgtattttaatgtaatattccATTTCTATGTGGTATTCCAcatcctaatttatttatttattcattttcttattgatggGCATTTGGCTTATTTCTAATTTGGAggctattttgaataaatatatagtattttacCTTGTATATGAGCTTTGGAAGACAttagtttttgtttctctggaatggaattgctgggtcatagggtaAGTTGATGTTGAGCTTTAGCAAACACTTCCAAAGAGCTTTCCAAAGAGGTTATACCAGTATGCTGGGGGTTTGATAGATTTACCTCATGAGTATTGGAGTTATCACAGGGAGGCAATGCAAGGTCAAGAAAGAGATTTCTCGGAAAACACCTACTAAGAAAGGGCttcatgctgggcacagtggcacatgcctgtaatcccagcagctcaggaggctgaggcaggaagatggcagcctctgcaacttagcaaggccctaagaaacttttgtttaactttgtctcaaaataaaaaataaaaaaggccggggatggggctcaatggttaagcatcatgggttcaatccctggtacccctccctcccacgaaagaaagaaagaaagaaagaaagaaagaaagaaagaaagaaagaaagaaagaaagaaagaaaagggttcAGCACAAGGGAGTCCTGGGAGTGGTGGCCAGCCTCGCAAGCCTCGCTGTGCCTGGCGGTCACTCCAGCATatgctctttccctttctctttttccaacccttttcttttccctttaaccATGCTCTACCTCCCCATCCATGTCTATGTCTACCTGAAGCCCCTAGTCGAGCTGGGAAGCCCGGTAGTATAAATGACCAGTCCAGATCTTGTGCCCAAAAGACACACACATGAGGACTGGACATGCACACTTTGAAGGCTACACACACTCTCATGAAGCTACCATCATGGCCAGAAGATGGGGAAGAACCTAATGTAGTCCTTCATGGTACTGACCAGAGAGTTGGTCAGGCTAGCATTCCCGATTGTCTGGGAAGGTCAGTCAGGACCTCAGACAACTTATCTGGTCTCAGGCGAAAGTGCTGAACCATGCACTCTTTGGGAATTCTCCATTCAGGTtcatgaaaatattcttcttaGGATTAAACCAAAGATGGTATCACTGTAGTTAGCACCGACCAAGTGCTCCTGGGAGTTTGGGTTGGTGTGTGCTTATGGCTGGTACCCACGGTATTGACCAAGGCCAGAAGATCACACAGTCTTATTCCTTTATCTAAAGGACAGTGTAGGCTTCACATGCATCAAGGGACACCTCTGAGCTCTAATGTCACTAAACCCTCCTCATTGCTGGTCAGCTGATTCCAGTGAGGTTCCTGGGACTTGGAAGCCCTGTTTAGTGAAGAGTCCAAGGCAGGGGGTTGGGATGGAGTGGCAGAAGGGAGggtgatgggaatgggaaagacagtgggatgacAGGGGATTGGTCCGAAAGGTTGAGTTGGAATGGACCAAGAATGGACAGTAACCCCAGACACCGACTCTGAGGGCTCCTGTGCTCCAAAGAAAAGGAGAgctgttttctttagttttttgtaAAAAGGCAAGTCTTACATCTTTTGTTCACGTTTTGGGATCTCCAGCACACAGAGGCATAGAGGAATTACCCAGTAAACAATTTTTCAACGAATGCAGAAAAGCCAGGGTTCAAACGCTAGGGAGAGAATCTGATGTGCTCTGACCAAGGCGGAGCTGGGGTATGTGTCAGAATGAGGGAGAGGGCGCATCAGCTTCAGTCAAGTAGGCTATGGGGAAAGGCTAAGGAGCCTGGGGGTTGCCTCAGGGTTTTGTGGACAGGCTAGATGGGTTAATCCACTTCAGAGGGCCCAGGGAGATGCAGCCATCAAACAAAatggaaagcagaacaaaaacgTTGAGACAGGCAGACACAAACCTTGTTCAAATGTTTAAAACCCTGGGATGTCTATGCAAAGTTCCTCCCAACAAGCTGAGTGACAGCCCTTAAAAAttctgcaggaaaaaaagaaaaagaaagaaaagtctgcAGGATTTTGCCAGACCAAAGGGTTGATGGTGGAGGAAAAGGATCCCTGTAGAAGCGATGACACCGTCAAAGGTGTTGCTTTGTCAAAGGtcaagaaatttaattttcaggAAAGAAAGTGGATTGGCAAAACGCACCTGGAGGGTTGCAGAGAAGTTGGCTGAGAGGAGACTCCAGGTGGACATCCACACTGAGCAGCGTCCTTGTGCCAGGCGGACAGTTTGCTTCTCAGTCTCCTCTCCATGGGGAGGTGTTGGGTGGGAAGGTCTCAGAAGCTCTTTTTCATAAGGTAATTCACAGAGTTTGTGAGTCCAGTAGAGAGATGTAGGAGGCCACTGGAAAAGTGTGGGCCGACTGTGCAGGGTGGGACTGGCCGAGACAGACTGTGCAGGGAGCGGTGGAGACCGATGCTGAGGAAGAGGAGACGGGCCGTGGGAGAGAAGCTGATGGGGCATGGCCTATGAAGTCTGGTCACTGATGGTATCGCAGTGGCGAAGGAGGAAGTGAGTTTGGTTTCTGGTTTTGGGGATGGCAAGGATGACAGAATCAGTGTGTTAGAGCAAGGGTACTGTGAAGCAGACAAACTTAGGAAGGAGATAAAAGACTGTTCAATTGGAAATCTCTACAggataaatactttttatttgctAATTGGAGATTTATAACTTTTAAGAAAGGCCAAGATTGAGGAGTCACACATATGGGAATTGCAGCAAGGAGTAAATGAGGCTTCCTAGGGTGAGGGTGTAAAGAGAGGAGGACCACAGGCAGAACCTTGAAGAACCCCTACATTTTAGGAATGTAAAAGTCTTCCGCTGTAAATCAAATTTGCCTCCTACAAAGTAGGTAATCATATTCAGACTTACAGTGTTTTTATTAGGTATCTAGCCAGAGagtaaatatcataaaatattaagtttCATTGCATTTCAGTTAGATTATCAAAAAAACTAACATCACTGTAAAAAAATACCCTAAAGTGTATTGGGTGGGGGTTGGAGAAGTGGTCAAGCGACTGGCGAGATACAGGGATGACTAGGAATGACGAGCAGCTTGTCTCCACCCGGAGAATCCTACCCGACATGAAGGGCTTTCTGCTTTCAGTTGAGGTTTCTAAATTTCTAGTATTGACTGGAAAACATAATTTCCACAGATCACAAGGAGCTGGTTTTAGACGGATTCTTATTTCTGTTTCACATTGTACCCATGTGGTAAGATAAACTAGCCACAGCTGCACATTGATCTGAAGACTGAACCTCCTGGAGAATGATGTCTTGTTCTTTTGCAGTGCCTTTAAGGAGAAACGATGGCTTCAGCAGCTAGGAATAGCAAGAGCCCTTGCCAAAAAGAGCATTTCCCACCTGACCACCCACAGAGGCCTGGCAGCCGATGAGAACCCTCCAGAAATGTTGCTTTAAAAATTCAGGACGACCTTAGCTTGGGCAAAGACCTATTCCTGCAGAACTCCAGTTCTAACATTAACATTCCTAAGCTGTCATCTCTCCAACAACCCAGTGCACCTCCACAGCTCTCCGGCCACACGATTTCCAAAAGGACACCAAATGCCAAGTGCCATGATCTCTTAGACTCCACTATCCCAGGAGAAAAGGTAGGGCACTGTTTTTTTATAGAGAGTCAGAGAAAGAATCTACATGAACGTGAAAACAGTACTTGTCTACAGGGTGTGGTAACGGCAGAGATGAGAACCAAGGATAAAACTTAGGATTTTTACTTGTTATCTGTTTcaatgtttttagatttttaagtcACATAAATGTAGAACATAAAAcagagtaaataaatttttaaaattctacataagGAAGTCCTTAGGAGAGTTACAGATACCATCTAGGTTTAGCATAGTGGTCCAGACATCTTTTTAACTTCTATTAAAACattgtttcctattttttaacAGGTACTaactgcctttttttaaaaaaattgtagatagacacggtacctttatttatttatttttatatggtgctgaggattgaacccagtgcctctcatatgctagacaagcactctaccaccgagccacaaacccagcccctaattttttaaattgaggaaaAGTTAACATACAATGACTTGTGTGTCTTGTAAATATAAGATTCAGTGGATTTAACAAACATACCTTTGTGGGAAGGTTCTCCCACAGAGAATTTCTTCAACCTCCAGAGTCAGGACCAGAACCGAATTCTGACTCTGTCTCCAGAGGTAAAGATTTCCAGACCATTCCAACCATATGGTTCCTCCCTTATCTTTCTGGATGACCTGACTGTCCCTGATATTTTGAGACTCATTTATACTGTTGCAGGCATTAGAAGTCCATTTCTTATCTCTAAGTTGCCCTATTGTATGGATGTGCCACAATGTATCCATTCAACTATTTGGACATTTGAATTGTCTCCAGTTTTGTGATATTAAGAATAAAGCTCTTGGAACATTATTGTAAAAGTCTTTTTCTGggtatgttttcctttctttggggTAAATACCCAGGAATGGACCTGTTGGATGATGGGGTGAGGGTTTAATGTTATAAGACACTGCCTGGGCATTTTCCCCAAGCGTCCTAGGACTTGGCACCCCACCAGCAATACACCAGCATCCTGGAGCCTCACACACTTCACCTGCACCTGCTCTCATCAACGCCTTTCCTCTTGAATCATTCTAGTGGGGTTGAAACCGCACAACATTatgggtttaatttgcatttccctgatatcTCAATGTCAAATGCCTTTTAATATGCttatttgccgcagtctggctgggcacaaatcaccaagccaccacaaagcacttgtatattcaaacaggaaactttattgcctgaactgcaacagcactccacgcacactcccgggaaactctcccgaacgccacccacgcggcccccaggaacaccacacacacaccggAACTACCTTCACCAGAACTTCCCCAACCAACTTGAACTCCCCAGGAAATCCCCGAGTGAGAACTCGGGCAGCGGGCgcccgaggtggacagcaggggtctatatacaattgaatcaatccagcatcatcttaatggctcgcctctcaaccattacttctggcaaaatgccaggggccattccgactcgactgtggctctcaacacttattggccattttatatctttttttaatgaaataaattcagtttttgcccgtttaaaaattgggttattttttacttattggatttctctctctctctctctctctctctctctctctctctctctctctctcacacacacacacacacacacacacacacacacaaatattaagttgtagatggacacaacacctttattttatttctttttatgtagtactaagcatcgaacccagtgcttctcatgtatgaggcaagtgctctaccactgagcccactgagccataaccccaacccaacccatacttttttgtttttttgaaaatgtgtgtgtacTTATGAAACACATTCTtaataagatacacacacacacacacacacacacacacacacacatatatatgtatatataaattttgagacagggttttgttaagttgcttagggtctcactaagtttctgagactggtctcaaacttgtgatcctcctacctcagccttctgagtttctgggattacaggtgtgtaccaccccTGACTTAGtggctcatgtttttttttttttgtttgtttgtttcttctctaAAAGTTCTTTGCCTGCCCCAAAGTCATGAAGATATTCTCTATGTTGTCTTCTAGAAGCTTGATGGTTTCATCTTTTATGTTAAAGTTCACATCTATCTCAAATTGTTATGTGTGAGATAAGCAATAAGAtcaggattcatttttttccacaaatttcTTAAGCTCTAGTACCAGCTATTGAAAAGAATTTCCTTCCCCTATTGAATTGCTTTGGCTCCTCTGTTGAAAACCAATGAGCAGCATGCATATGGATTTATTTCCAGACTCTATTCTGTCTCACTGATCTATCTCCTTATCCTTACACTAATACCATACTGTCTTAATTACCAGTGCCCAGCCTTGAAATCAGGTATGaatcctctgttttttttttcttctttttcaagtttgtttTCACTCTTCTCTGTACTTTGCAATCCCATGTAAATTTTAAAGTGAATCTGCCATTCTGTATTTTGATACAGTAAAAACGATATCGTTACAATATTAGTTCTCACAACCTGTGATTTACTTCTCTATCCGTGACACATGTCACTGCTATAGTTAGGGTCTGGAACGTCTGCCACATGTCGAGTTTGGTGCTGTGTGATGGCTGGCACCTTGAAGAGGCGAGCCCTCAGGAGAGGTCTTTAGGTCTTTGGGTGTATGCCTTGAAGAGGACAGTGGAGCtcagcctcttc contains:
- the Ankub1 gene encoding protein ANKUB1 isoform X1; translated protein: MRIFIAFEGSFEPFDVSADETVEAIKLMIKDYFHIPLSEDEQGRRYLELMYAGAALRNSWSLADVGISFCSTLKCFLKEEDKPTLYVFNAVTQETMPIMESVSLLGKTVSDLRTEVTLRCGLPVSVYCLRTPAGLEMYDRNTLRDYQTHLGTTLRLDVWDGWKEFLMGCLLGQKLKVQRYLSREGPVLKYQRRVALYIAAFYGYAELTEWALKQGARPHEAVGAHPYRAWCHEALHADVSKCPIHAAAEAGQLLVLKTFVHCSVLCLECKDPAGQTPLAIASKHRHKDCVLYLLNKMWSTVSFLKISVPMRIYIKIKQWILRAQSHSLRRSQLCRAGVRGAKVGDIVMVDGFTQPKMTSKSWHKAGNQDSQGNSSKLPPLRGHATSRKPGDSVAVPQRDAGDGPLVLPPLVDADAFSELQRHQQQSQIKITSTAWRKEGRMKNAYLPQVPLPPFSRAGCSLPCYSTARSEDVLLKSCFASFQQHSGRTPRENAIYCLAVASAFKEKRWLQQLGIARALAKKSISHLTTHRGLAADENPPEMLL
- the Ankub1 gene encoding protein ANKUB1 isoform X2, giving the protein MWPPCTTLRLDVWDGWKEFLMGCLLGQKLKVQRYLSREGPVLKYQRRVALYIAAFYGYAELTEWALKQGARPHEAVGAHPYRAWCHEALHADVSKCPIHAAAEAGQLLVLKTFVHCSVLCLECKDPAGQTPLAIASKHRHKDCVLYLLNKMWSTVSFLKISVPMRIYIKIKQWILRAQSHSLRRSQLCRAGVRGAKVGDIVMVDGFTQPKMTSKSWHKAGNQDSQGNSSKLPPLRGHATSRKPGDSVAVPQRDAGDGPLVLPPLVDADAFSELQRHQQQSQIKITSTAWRKEGRMKNAYLPQVPLPPFSRAGCSLPCYSTARSEDVLLKSCFASFQQHSGRTPRENAIYCLAVASAFKEKRWLQQLGIARALAKKSISHLTTHRGLAADENPPEMLL